In the Streptomyces sp. BHT-5-2 genome, one interval contains:
- a CDS encoding ferritin-like domain-containing protein encodes MFSARSLFQEIVDNDASYRLFCSIAASGEAQGGWENGRIAALLPASHGDLAPKVARHGADEDKHGRIFRALLRRRGLTPVEVPEATDYTMLLERRGIGLAHDKLRREEPLGERDIVTYLAHSRVTEQRAAEQMLLLRKYFGDHPELGRAVRMICHDEENHLAYCHEELLRLARAGHGRAIQRTLRQSALAEIAVHRDVGLAVMARMGRILGWSRTRSALIRAGILAFYGYERLLGWRRMVSLAMPERRNALGGPAAAAPEFA; translated from the coding sequence ATGTTCTCGGCCAGGAGCCTGTTCCAGGAGATCGTCGACAACGACGCCTCCTACCGTCTCTTCTGCTCCATCGCGGCCAGCGGGGAGGCCCAGGGCGGCTGGGAGAACGGGCGGATCGCCGCACTGCTGCCGGCGTCCCACGGCGACCTGGCGCCCAAGGTCGCCCGGCACGGCGCCGACGAGGACAAGCACGGCCGGATCTTCCGCGCCCTGCTCCGCCGGCGCGGCCTGACGCCCGTCGAGGTTCCCGAAGCCACCGACTACACCATGCTGTTGGAGCGGCGCGGCATCGGACTGGCCCACGACAAGCTCCGCCGCGAAGAGCCGCTGGGCGAACGGGACATCGTCACCTACCTCGCGCACAGCCGGGTCACCGAGCAGCGCGCCGCGGAGCAGATGCTGCTGCTCCGGAAGTACTTCGGCGACCATCCCGAGCTGGGCCGGGCGGTCCGGATGATCTGCCACGACGAGGAGAACCACCTCGCGTACTGCCACGAGGAGCTGCTGCGGCTGGCCCGGGCCGGTCACGGACGCGCCATCCAGCGGACCCTGCGGCAGTCCGCGCTCGCCGAGATCGCCGTCCACCGGGACGTCGGCCTGGCCGTGATGGCGCGGATGGGCCGCATCCTGGGCTGGTCCCGGACCAGATCGGCACTGATCAGGGCCGGGATCCTGGCGTTCTACGGCTACGAGCGGCTGCTCGGCTGGCGGCGGATGGTCAGCCTCGCGATGCCCGAGCGGCGGAACGCGCTGGGCGGGCCGGCCGCCGCCGCGCCGGAGTTCGCCTGA
- a CDS encoding LLM class F420-dependent oxidoreductase produces the protein MRLGINLGYWGAGMDSDNLAVAKEADRLGYAVCWAAEAYGSDAATVLSWVAAQTERIDVGSAIFQIPARTPAMTAMTAATLDSLSGGRFRLGLGVSGPQVSEGWYGVKFDKPLARTREYVEIVRKAMTRERLSYEGAHWTLPLPGGPGKPLKLTVHPQREHIPLYIAAIGPKNLQQTGEIADGALLIFPSADHLEETAISHLRAGREAAGRTMDGFDVCPTLPLALGDDKNVSALADFFRPYTALYVGGMGSRKQNFYNQLARRMGYEKEAAEIQDKYLSGDKDGAAAAVPERLIDQTTLLGSVDRIAERMQAYAAAGVTTLTVTPAGFTLEERLAALRAGTEALERSGLA, from the coding sequence ATGAGGCTTGGCATCAACCTGGGCTACTGGGGCGCCGGCATGGACTCCGACAATCTCGCGGTGGCGAAGGAGGCCGACCGCCTCGGCTACGCCGTCTGCTGGGCGGCCGAGGCCTACGGCTCCGACGCCGCCACGGTGCTCTCCTGGGTGGCCGCGCAGACCGAGCGGATCGACGTCGGCTCGGCGATCTTCCAGATCCCGGCCCGTACGCCCGCGATGACCGCGATGACCGCCGCGACCCTGGACTCGCTCTCCGGCGGCCGCTTCCGGCTCGGCCTCGGCGTCTCCGGCCCGCAGGTCTCCGAGGGCTGGTACGGCGTGAAGTTCGACAAGCCGCTGGCCCGCACCCGGGAGTACGTGGAGATCGTCCGCAAGGCGATGACCCGCGAGCGGCTCTCCTACGAGGGCGCGCACTGGACGCTGCCGCTGCCGGGCGGCCCGGGCAAGCCGCTGAAGCTCACCGTGCACCCGCAGCGCGAGCACATCCCGCTCTACATCGCCGCGATCGGGCCCAAGAACCTCCAGCAGACCGGCGAGATCGCCGACGGCGCCCTGCTGATCTTCCCCTCCGCCGATCACCTGGAGGAGACCGCGATCTCCCACCTCCGGGCGGGCCGGGAGGCCGCCGGCAGGACCATGGACGGCTTCGACGTCTGCCCCACCCTGCCGCTGGCCCTCGGCGACGACAAGAACGTCAGCGCGCTCGCCGACTTCTTCCGCCCGTACACCGCGCTCTACGTCGGTGGCATGGGCAGCCGGAAGCAGAACTTCTACAACCAGCTGGCGCGGCGGATGGGATACGAGAAGGAGGCCGCCGAGATCCAGGACAAGTACCTGTCCGGGGACAAGGACGGCGCCGCCGCGGCCGTCCCCGAGCGGCTGATCGACCAGACCACCCTGCTCGGCTCGGTCGACCGGATCGCCGAGCGGATGCAGGCGTACGCCGCGGCCGGCGTGACCACCCTGACGGTGACGCCCGCCGGCTTCACCCTGGAGGAGCGGCTGGCCGCGCTCCGCGCCGGCACCGAGGCGCTGGAGCGGTCCGGCCTGGCGTAG